A window of Bradyrhizobium diazoefficiens genomic DNA:
GGTCGTTGCCGGAGGGCTGGCTGGATCCCGATGGCGCAGGCGCCGGCGCGGAGCCGCCCGGCGCGGTCAAGAGGTCGTCATTATTGCCTTGGGCGACAACCGTATTCGATCGGCCCTTGCGCGCCTTGATGTCAGCCAGATAGTTCCGAAGCCGGCCGATATCGCCAGGGGTCGCATCGCGGCGCGAGCCGGACGATTGGCGGTCGTTGACTTCGAGCAAATAGCTCTGAAGCCGCGCAACATCAGCGGCTATCGCGCCGGCATCGCGGATTGATGCAGATAATGGAACGGCTTGCGCTGCGGCAGCCACCAGCAGCAACGAACTTGCGAAAACGGCGATCAGCGCGCCCCCGCGCCGAACTCGCATTCCAAACGCGCGAGCCATAAATCAACTACCAGCTTAATTATAAATCGCTACATGGCGCTTCACCCGGCAATCAACGCAGAAACAAATCCGGTGAAGCGTCTAACAGATCGAAACATAATCTTCGAAGATGACGCGACGCAAACGAATTTTGCTGCGGAGCTCATCGAGCGACGGGATCGCGCCGGTTTCTCCGCGAGCTGTGTTTGTTGAGCCACGGACGGGAAAGTAGAGTGCTCGACTGCAACACACGGGGCGACCTCGTTTGTACGCTATCGTACAATCCATGCGCGAATATTGAATCATGCGGCCTCTACATCTTTAAGATGTAGAGCCAGGCGAGGCAAGCTGCCGCTCGTATTGCCGCTGAATCAAGCGGAAGCAACCACAGCAGACTTTTACCAGATCGTCCGGCTGACGGACCGTGATCCGCCCGCGGTTGGTGTCGATCAGGCCCTGACTTTCAAAGTGCTCCAGAAACTGAGTAATGCTCGCTCGCCGGACGCCAAGCAGTTGGGCCAACACAGTGTGGGTCAACGGGATATCGTCCGAGCCCAGACAAGATCGAGCGACAAGGAGCCATCGCGCAAGACGGTATTTCAAACCATGCGTCGAATTGCACGCGCCCGATTGAGATGTCTGCGCCAGAACAACGTTGAGGTATGCGTAAAGAGTTGCGCGAAATATTGGAAGGCTTTCCATTGCTTCGCGGAATTCGCGGGTTGTTATGCGCAATGCCTGACCGCCAACCTGAACCGTCCTGCGGTGCAGCGGCTCAGTCACTGAACCCAATACAACCGGCGCTCCCACCATCCCCTCTGAACCGACCAGCCACACTTCGACAAATTTTTCATGGCCGACGTTCGCCGCAACAGAGACCAGGCCGCTTTCGACAAAATAGACATGGTCCATCGGCGTGTTGTAGTCGTGAAGTATCTGTTGCGGGAGGAGCGGCTCCCTCTCAGAAATTGAAAGGATCCGCGAGAGTTCGTCGGCAGGGATTGCGCGCAACAACCTGTTTCGTGTGCGATCAATATCTGATGCGCCAATTTGCGGTATCATTCGCCCAGGTCACCTAACCAAGATAGCAGGACCTCTTTGACTCGACATCGTACGAGAGCATCCAGCCAGGCGCAACAATTCCAGAAATTCCGGACCTGCCTTCCATTTGCATCGATTCAGCAGCCGGTGACTCAGGGGCAGGCCGGTCGGCATCCGTCGAAATGACCAGGTTCGATCGCAATCCTGAGCTGCGGCTTGCTACACCAACAGAAAGCCGCTTAACTGAAGCCATCCGATTGAGCAGGGCGTCGACACCGATGCTGTAAGATTATTATGATGTATTTGATGGCCGACTGCCGGCCAAGCGCTACCTGTCGAAATCGGAGGGGTGACACCGGCCGCAGCGCTTA
This region includes:
- a CDS encoding Crp/Fnr family transcriptional regulator, whose amino-acid sequence is MIPQIGASDIDRTRNRLLRAIPADELSRILSISEREPLLPQQILHDYNTPMDHVYFVESGLVSVAANVGHEKFVEVWLVGSEGMVGAPVVLGSVTEPLHRRTVQVGGQALRITTREFREAMESLPIFRATLYAYLNVVLAQTSQSGACNSTHGLKYRLARWLLVARSCLGSDDIPLTHTVLAQLLGVRRASITQFLEHFESQGLIDTNRGRITVRQPDDLVKVCCGCFRLIQRQYERQLASPGSTS